The Raphanus sativus cultivar WK10039 chromosome 2, ASM80110v3, whole genome shotgun sequence DNA segment TTTTGGTATAATATTGTATGtttgatataattttcttttaatgttaAAAGAAGTCAGGAAGTTGTGTCAGTTAGATTTTAATCTccataaaatatgtatacacCATAAgaatttaaggaaataaatttcaaatttggatatatattaatgttttgcACCTCAGGTGACCGGTTGAACTACCACTATTGAtacatatgtataaatatatataataatttttatagtaAATTACCATGCATCTGCTTTTAGCACACAAGAAAATCTACATCCAAAGATTGCAAAAGAGGGAGGGAGATCTATAGACTATGAAATGTTTCGGTAGAATTACGTAGACTGATCCAAATTAGGGAAATTCAAAGGACATAtacacatgcatatatatacaatCTGGGGTGTATGTGTGAGTGGGTGTGTATATGAGTGAGAGAGGGGGCTAGAGGGTGCTATGAAGAAAGGAACATGTGAAGGCATTAAGAGAAGGTGGGGTTTTATATTGATGTCTTGTTCTTGGAATGGAGCCACATGTTTAGGAGGGACTCTCAATGCGCCTCTTTTAGGGGTAGTTGTGATGCAGCCAAATAAGAGCCCTTGCATGTGACTCCATGTGTTTTTTCATCCCTCACCCATATTATTCCCTTCTTCGTCGACTGCTctctttataaattataatgcctatatatatacacttttaCATAATTACCTacatgtaatattattatttattgtgaTGTTCTTTCTATATTGTTTCGGTTGCATATCAGTTGACGGTAGGAACTAGGAATGATAATATTCCATATCGTTGTTTCAGAAAAAGATTACTTCCAAGTATTGCCACTAACTAGTACTTTCAATTCCTAGTAATATATTGTGTTTTGTACCGGAAAGAAAAAGTAGTAGCCCTcacttacattttttttttgtaacagccCTGACTAACATATAACCTCATTTATGAATACAATGAAAATTAACTTCACAATACGTTCCACAAATGACATTTATCATCAGCCATTGTAACATTCAAACAAAGATAGGACCCACTCCTCTTTCTCTATCGCATTCATATTAGTTTTCTATATATGTAAGCTTCTTCCTTGTATACTTTTCCTTTGTAGCAAGAATAATTTCTCATATGGAGAGGCAAATCATAAACAAGAAGAAACGAGTGTTCTCTGTTGAACCAAACAAGATACCCCCTAGTGAAGTCTTCAGGAGGAAATACACAAGCCACTTAGTTCCTGCACTCAAGAAGCTCAACATGAACAAGAACTCTCCACAAATCAACCAACTAAGCGTGAAGCATGAAGTAGACATGGCTTTGGCTTTGTCTGCTCAAGAATTTTCATGGAGCCGCTTCTTGCTACAGAAGCTATCGTCCTCGAACAATCCAACCACTACCAGTTCTTCGTCCAATGGAATTCGTATTCAAGAAAGATCCGGTAAAGAAGGTGGAGGAGACGAAGATGGAGAGACAGAGGAGAAACTGAGGGAATTGCAGAAGCTTTTGCCAGGTGGAGAAGAGATGAATGTGGAAGAAATGTTGAGTGAGATTGGCAATTACATTAAGTGTCTTGAGTTGCAAACGATTGCTCTTAAGTCGATTGTTCAAGATACTACTTGACTTTAAGTTTTAGCTTGtaattttagtttgttttggtGTGTTATCCTTTAGCTAAACTCATCTATCTAGTTTTATTATCTCTCGTTTTCTATAAGCTCGAGAGCATATGCATTATAGtggttttattcttcttctcataattaatactccctccatttcgttttagagtagaatttttgtttcaaaataagtgtcgttttcggtttttaatacaaatttattgataatattctctactatatttttctattggttgatatatggttaggtctattggtaatagtatttttattttgaaaatatgtaaaattaaatgttttcttaatatgtgtgtatAAACCGAGAacgacaagtaatatgaaacgAAGGGAGTATGGTTTAGAAAATAGCTTAAATATAGTACCGGGCGTTAATGAATAAAAATCCTTATGGATATCGATCCAAAAATATGATATCGTTGGTTGTAATGCCGAATGGACTGTTTGTACCCATGTATAATCCCCTTATGTTGTCTTTGTTCCTGTATTTTAGTGCCTTTAATGTTCTAATCATTTTAAGCTGTCAAACATGTGTATATGGTGTTTACCATGCATTGTTTTACAGTTTTCCTCGTTGATTCAAAATTTGTGAACTTTCAACTTTAACGGGGAAAAAACTACTGTTTATTTTCAATCTGTTAAACATATATATGCAATCAGCAGTAATTACAAGCACACCATTTCTgagtaaataaattaatactaaaaaaatggaaaaccaaaaaaaaggcagaaaatttatctaagataAGAGGAAAGTCAGATGACATCATGTAACTATGCCTGTCATGATTTGAAGTCATCATCCATATCTATGCACGTGTCTACAACTCACCACACTCATCCAAATCTTCTCTTAAGATTCTAGCCGTACACCAGACAACTCGTCTCATGTCATGTTTTAATTGGGATTGATTTTCGACTCCGTGGGAACATTACAAAACAAACACTTATATAGATTGATTATTTcccattttaaatttaaaatactttattgTGGTGAACCTTCTCTTCTTTGCTGTCCTTGTCCATAAAAGCTTTTCTGTATTTGTTCGTAGTAGAGAAAGCTACGAATTTGATTTAAGGAAAAAGAAGATTAATATTACATAGGCTCGTAGAATAAGAGCAAAGTAGAGAGTGTTGAGTAAAATGCCAAATATAAAAGCATGTCTTGATTCTTCTAAAGGAGGTTGGTTACATATCAGAGAAACAAGAACACTAACAATAGGAATTGGGGAAGAGTTATGGCAATAAACAAAGATCTCTCTCTCCCTATGCAAACAATAACCTTAAGATGTGTTGaagaataagaaaaaacaaaaacaaggtgGGATAAAAAAGGATCAAATCACATGTTTggtatcttctttttctttgcttgCGACTTAGACAGTGTAGTGTCCGGGAGTTTCAATGTCCAAACCCTTTAGCTTCACGACGGATTCAACATGTCCCTTGAGTGTGTGCAGCTCCCTAAGCctgttgtttaaaaatatacaaatcatTCTGTTAGTGTTCAGTTCCAATCAAAGAGTGTTAAATACTTTTTAAGGAATGATTATTTTTACCTAGCGATCTCAGCTCTCTTCTTGGCTTGCTCTGCAATCTCAGACAACTCTCTGTAACCTCCTTGCTCAGGAATGATGTTAACAGGCTCTTTTGGCTGCAAACCGTGAAGTGTCCTCTGAGCAACTGCCCATTGAGCCTCCCTCTCTTCTTTTCCAAAATCTTTCTTGTTAGTTAAAGCAACCCTGTTCTCAAACAAGTTGAGCCAAGCCTTTCCACTCAAGATGTATCTAATGGCAAACTTGAAAATGTCCTGTGGGACGTATGTTACAATACTGTATATCCAGATCACTCCAGCCCATCCCCATCCAATACCCTTAACCTTTGCAAACTCCCAGTTGGCGTACACAGCAATCAAAGTAGCAACCTGCATTTGTCAAGGATccaatgaattaaaaaaaacatgtttggTTTAAGAAGAAACCCTTGGGAGATATGATGATCTTTTACCAGTTGTGCAACGACAAAAGCAACCATCAGTAATACTCCAGGACGTTCAACAAAGGACCAACTCCTTGATCTTGTGACAAAGATCAGAGCCTGACTAATGATACTAACTTGCAGATACACCGCACCCATTAGCTCATTGTTATTGTCTCTGATAGACCTCACACCAAACTTGTCCTGTGAATCCAAAAGTAAAAAGTTTAGTCCACACTCTAAAACACTAAGTAGTGAATGTATGAACAGCTCCCAGTTATATTAAGTACCGAGAAAAAGTCGGTTTTGTGTGCCAGCCAGAAGAAAATAACACTCATGATGGCTTGGTAGGTTCCAAGCACAACTCCAGTAGCGAAAATCTCTCTAAGTTTCCAGCTATCAGGTGTGGGAGATGGCTTGACTCTGTCCTTTGAGATAGTCATGATGGTACCTATATAGCAACACACGTAAGATAAAGAGTTAGTTaacttgttaataaaataagatgCTTTATCATACAAAAAAGAGTCAGTTTGTTGCTTACCATCGTTAAGAATGGCAATGATCAGAACCATGAATGCTGAGAAGTCAAACTCCCATATGAGAGCAATGAGCATGAAACCAAGAACGATACGGATTGTGATCGAGACTGCATAGATGGTGTAGTTCTTCATCCTCTGGAAAATAGCTCTGCTGGTTAGGACAGCACTGATGATAACGCTGAGTCCTGGCTCAGTGAGAACGATATCTGAGGCACCACGAGCAGCATCGGTAGCATCATCCACAGCGATACCAATGTCAGCCTTCTTCAAAGCAGGAGCGTCGTTGACACCATCACCAGTCATTCCAACAATATGCTTCCTCTCCTGCAACTTCTTGACGATCTCATACTTGTGCTCTGCATATATCCAAAACAATGAAGCTTAGACCTAGCATAAGTACACAACGTCCTTTGCAATGAACAATAAGTCCAAAACGTTATTAACCTGGGAAGACTCCAGCAAATCCATCAGCCTTTTCGATAAGCTCCTCAACGGGGATGGAAGCAAGGTTTGCGTCCTTGTGGTTTCCAAGAAGAGCAGAAGACGGGTACATGTTTGTTCCCATTCCAAGTCTGCGACCAGTCTCCTTCCCAATAGCAAGTTGGTCACCTGGCCACATACAAGAGAAATGTTAAGGGAGGAAAATGTAAAAAAGTATATAGTAATGGTTAAGTATTGTTTATTACCAGTGATCATCTTGACATTAACACCAAGGTTCAAAGCTCTTCTGATGGTTTCAGCACTGTCATGTCTTGGAGGATCAAAAAGTGGCAACAAACCAACAAACTCCCATGGTCCACCTGGGCTTTCCTTTGTTTTCTCAGGAACAACCTAAATAAGATATGAGAACAGTTAAAGCATTTGTTTCCACGCAGAGAAGAAGTTTGAATACAAAATAGTATCAGTGGCTAAAACAAGTACCTGGCGAGCAACAGCCAAGGACCTGAGACCACGCTCTGCATACTTATCGATAATGCTGAGCACCCTCTTGCTAAGGTCACTGTTGGCTTTGGCAAGTTCGAGGATCTGCTCAGGAGCACCTTTGCTGACTCTGTGCCAGTTACCACTTGAATCTATGTAAGTCAAAGCAGTTCTCTTATCAGTAGGGTTGAATGGAAGGAAGTGAACCTCCCTGATTCCAGCTCTAGCCTGcgaaaaaaacaaatcaaaacataagaACTTGTTTCTTGCACAAAAATTGTAATACAAACGAGAAagtgtttatattatatatacctcCTTTGGATCAGCAAGCATACCAACCATGGCTGCATCAATGGCATCCTGGTTCTCAATTCTTGAGGCCATAGCCGCAAACAACAGAACCTGGTCTTTCTCCACACCCTTGCAGAAAACCTCAACCAAGTTTTTATCCACACTCAGTTTGTTGAGAGTCAGCGTTCCTGTTTTGTCACTGCACAAGACATCCATACCCGCCATCTCCTCAATGGCAGTCATACGCTTGGTGATGGCACCTTGCTGAGCAAGCTTGTGAGAGCCAATAGCCATGGTGACAGACAAGACCGTGGGCATAGCAATGGGGATACCACCGATCAACAGGACCAAGAGATTGTCAATACCATCTCTGTACTTTCTGCGCTGGATAGGGTACATGACGATGATCTCAATCACCATACCGATGGCGATGGAGCAGATACAGAAGTTACCAATGGCTGTGAGAACCTTCTGGAAATGTCCAACTTGGTTTGTGCTGTCCACAAGGTGAGCAGCTTTGCCAAAGAAAGTGTGGACACCAGTGGCGATGACAATGGCCTCAATCTCTCCTTGTTTACAGGTCGAGCCAGAGAAGACTTCTTGTCCAGGGTGCCTGGTCACAGGGAGGGACTCTCCGGTAAGAGCAGACTGGTCCACCTTTAAAGGATCACCTTCAAGAAGACGACAATCGGCAGGGATGATGTCACCGAGCTTGATGCTGACGATGTCTCCTGGGACAAGAATTGCAGCTTCTTGTTCACTCCATTTCCCATCCCTAAGAACCTGACAAAACAGAGAAGCATCACAATAACAACATTAGCTTCTAGAAGAAACATTTGATTCACAAAGTGTTTCTCTTATGATGACAAAAACAAACCTTGGTTTTAGGAGC contains these protein-coding regions:
- the LOC108832142 gene encoding transcription factor bHLH146-like translates to MERQIINKKKRVFSVEPNKIPPSEVFRRKYTSHLVPALKKLNMNKNSPQINQLSVKHEVDMALALSAQEFSWSRFLLQKLSSSNNPTTTSSSSNGIRIQERSGKEGGGDEDGETEEKLRELQKLLPGGEEMNVEEMLSEIGNYIKCLELQTIALKSIVQDTT
- the LOC108832141 gene encoding ATPase 2, plasma membrane-type-like, which encodes MSSLEDIKNETVDLEKIPIEEVFQQLKCTKEGLTTQEGEERIQIFGPNKLEEKKESKILKFLGFMWNPLSWVMEAAAIMAIALANGDGRPPDWQDFVGIICLLVINSTISFIEENNAGNAAAALMAGLAPKTKVLRDGKWSEQEAAILVPGDIVSIKLGDIIPADCRLLEGDPLKVDQSALTGESLPVTRHPGQEVFSGSTCKQGEIEAIVIATGVHTFFGKAAHLVDSTNQVGHFQKVLTAIGNFCICSIAIGMVIEIIVMYPIQRRKYRDGIDNLLVLLIGGIPIAMPTVLSVTMAIGSHKLAQQGAITKRMTAIEEMAGMDVLCSDKTGTLTLNKLSVDKNLVEVFCKGVEKDQVLLFAAMASRIENQDAIDAAMVGMLADPKEARAGIREVHFLPFNPTDKRTALTYIDSSGNWHRVSKGAPEQILELAKANSDLSKRVLSIIDKYAERGLRSLAVARQVVPEKTKESPGGPWEFVGLLPLFDPPRHDSAETIRRALNLGVNVKMITGDQLAIGKETGRRLGMGTNMYPSSALLGNHKDANLASIPVEELIEKADGFAGVFPEHKYEIVKKLQERKHIVGMTGDGVNDAPALKKADIGIAVDDATDAARGASDIVLTEPGLSVIISAVLTSRAIFQRMKNYTIYAVSITIRIVLGFMLIALIWEFDFSAFMVLIIAILNDGTIMTISKDRVKPSPTPDSWKLREIFATGVVLGTYQAIMSVIFFWLAHKTDFFSDKFGVRSIRDNNNELMGAVYLQVSIISQALIFVTRSRSWSFVERPGVLLMVAFVVAQLVATLIAVYANWEFAKVKGIGWGWAGVIWIYSIVTYVPQDIFKFAIRYILSGKAWLNLFENRVALTNKKDFGKEEREAQWAVAQRTLHGLQPKEPVNIIPEQGGYRELSEIAEQAKKRAEIARLRELHTLKGHVESVVKLKGLDIETPGHYTV